The following are from one region of the Magallana gigas chromosome 4, xbMagGiga1.1, whole genome shotgun sequence genome:
- the LOC105345306 gene encoding uncharacterized protein, giving the protein MAYRNRSTKSSSKPLRISDGAGPFSLGIQMLAVRRPRTAQFEVKATPRSVKEPKKPVSLPACRPNSGIMNNRENTRRHNKPLPQIDVVDYEDDDDEEDDDEDDDGDDDEEEEIVLPECTNNRPVTAPVCVAGGWTRGLMCPSPHRDEFEIPNLEDLRLEIPDTISKAWDDIAEENEDIRIILIGKRNSGKTATANTILGYSAFDNSHDSLTKSCRYGTCQRFDRRLVVVDTPDVCNHDNRTELLKAIALTSPGPHVFIFVVGIGNINQNDEETYSNLVKMFGYEVSHHMIILFTRKDDLVFEGMTIFGYVNEVPEQIKNALTACNRRYVAFDNHCTGRESEVQVRKLLDVIDNILVLNRRHFTNQVFVQIENQLKIRSDCIVKVCQEKYIERVRNLKNDAINQEDGTRRSLGDESNDKADKFHIFLDSTDNKFPDENTNITDATVKPKQRPKSSLAGHKRTNLKRRFKLQRFRKKTARTPSLSPIESVEYDSESEIIYVSNANISLSQNELNLRKWKEGLEKETEKNQLREKIRMELEHDVDEVYRLLKKVNLPTFVRGTASQINTWIK; this is encoded by the exons ATGGCTT ATCGCAATAGGTCAACAAAGTCGAGTTCAAAACCTCTGAGGATTTCCGATGGAGCCGGTCCCTTTTCACTCGGAATACAAATGTTGGCGGTCAGACGACCAAGAACAG CCCAGTTTGAAGTCAAAGCCACACCAAGGTCTGTAAAGGAACCGAAGAAACCGGTGTCATTGCCTGCTTGTCGGCCAAACTCAG gcATAATGAACAACCGCGAAAATACCAGACGCCATAACAAACCACTGCCACAGATAGATGTGGTAGATTATGAAGACGACGATGACGAAGAAGATGATGATGAGgatgatgatggtgatgatgatgaagaggaGGAAATCGTCCTACCGGAGTGTACAAACAACCGACCAGTCACTG CCCCGGTGTGTGTAGCGGGTGGCTGGACCAGAGGGCTGATGTGTCCCTCCCCCCACAGAGACGAGTTTGAGATACCGAACCTTGAGGATCTAAGGCTTGAGATTCCAG ATACTATCAGCAAAGCTTGGGATGACATTGCAGAGGAAAACGAGGATATCAGAATAATTCTCATAGGAAAAAGAAATTCCGGGAAAACAGCAACCGCTAACACTATTTTAGGATATTCAGCTTTTGACAACTCCCACGATTCCCTTACAAAATCCTGTCGGTACGGGACGTGTCAACGTTTTGACAGACGATTGGTTGTTGTTGACACCCCGGATGTATGTAACCATGACAACCGGACCGAGCTTCTGAAAGCAATTGCCCTGACCTCCCCTGGACCTCACGTATTCATATTTGTGGTAGGAATTGGAAATATAAACCAGAACGACGAAGAAACATATTCAAATTTAGTTAAAATGTTTGGATATGAGGTTTCCCATCATATGATTATATTGTTTACCAGAAAAGACGATTTGGTATTTGAAGGAATGACCATATTTGGTTATGTTAACGAAGTCCCCGAGCAAATTAAAAACGCGCTGACTGCTTGTAATCGAAGATATGTTGCGTTCGACAACCATTGCACAGGACGAGAGTCCGAGGTCCAAGTTAGGAAACTTCTTGATGTGATTGATAACATTCTGGTCCTAAACCGGAGGCACTTCACAAACCAAGTCTTTGTACAGATTGAAAATCAATTGAAAATACGATCCGATTGCATAGTGAAAGTATGCCAGGAAAAATATATTGAGAGAGTGAGAAACCTAAAGAATGACGCAATAAACCAAGAGGATGGCACAAGAAGGTCGTTGGGTGATGAAAGCAATGACAAAGCAGacaaatttcatatatttttggaTTCTACAGATAATAAATTTCCTgatgaaaatacaaatataaccGACGCAACGGTTAAACCAAAACAGCGACCAAAATCTTCTTTAGCTGGTCACAAAAGAACAAATCTAAAGAGAAGATTTAAACTTCAACGATTTCGCAAGAAAACCGCTCGAACACCCTCGCTTTCTCCAATTGAGTCTGTGGAGTACGATTCCGAGAGCGAGATAATATACGTTAGCAATGCTAATATAAGTCTCTCACAGAATGAACTGAACTTAAGGAAGTGGAAGGAGGGGTTAGAAAAAGAGACAGAGAAAAACCAACTGCGCGAGAAAATTCGGATGGAGTTGGAACATGACGTAGATGAAGTCTACAGATTGTTAAAGAAAGTTAATTTACCGACTTTTGTTCGCGGCACTGCCAGTCAAATTAACACTTGGATTAAATAG
- the LOC105345305 gene encoding universal stress protein in QAH/OAS sulfhydrylase 3'region: MADDFSEPKRRGCIVVIAMDGSLHSQHAFEWYIENMHVKGDKVILVHCPEYKSLVNSPYLTTDPSKASELANEEERKIKEMFADWKEQIKRTEIDGCVVRTSGEPGRAIIKIARGEGADYIVMGSRGLGTLRKTFMGSVSDYIVHHAHIPVTVVRNRDEDNK; encoded by the exons ATGGCCGACGATTTCTCAGAGCCCAAAAGGCGGGGGTGCATTGTTGTGATCGCCATGGACGGCAGTTTACATTCCCAACACGCTTTTGAAT ggtACATAGAAAACATGCACGTGAAAGGCGACAAGGTCATATTAGTGCACTGTCCAGAATATAAATCTCTCGTCAACTCAC CATATTTAACAACAGATCCATCGAAAGCCTCGGAATTGGCCAATGAGGaagaaagaaaaatcaaagaaatgttTGCTGATTGGAAAGAGCAAATTAAAAGGacagag ATTGACGGTTGTGTAGTAAGAACATCCGGGGAACCGGGACGAGCAATTATAAAAATCGCACGTGGAGAGGGCGCTGATTACATCGTCATGGGGTCACGTGGTCTGGGAACTCTGCGCAAGACGTTCATGGGCAGTGTTAGTGATTACATAGTGCACCATGCACACATACCAGTGACTGTTGTACGAAACCGAGACGAGGACAAcaagtga